One Longimicrobiales bacterium DNA segment encodes these proteins:
- a CDS encoding DUF2177 family protein: MNIPLLYLLTGGILLAAEALWLRLFAADLFRSEVGHLMGAQFSIAPGLVFYAIYLVGILVFAVLPGLQEDGVTRGALLGGLLGLVAYSTFDLTAMAVFRDFPLRVALMDIAWGSFVTALAASAGVLIGRSLGVSGL, from the coding sequence ATGAATATCCCACTCCTCTATCTGCTAACTGGCGGGATCTTGCTTGCCGCGGAAGCTCTGTGGCTACGACTCTTCGCGGCCGATCTGTTTCGCTCTGAGGTCGGACACCTCATGGGTGCGCAATTTTCGATCGCTCCAGGACTCGTTTTCTACGCCATCTACCTGGTGGGAATCCTCGTATTCGCGGTTCTGCCGGGACTCCAGGAGGATGGAGTCACCCGAGGGGCGTTGCTCGGAGGGCTGCTCGGCCTTGTTGCCTACTCCACGTTCGACCTCACAGCGATGGCAGTCTTTCGTGACTTTCCGCTGCGGGTCGCGCTGATGGATATCGCGTGGGGATCGTTCGTGACTGCCTTGGCGGCCAGCGCGGGTGTGCTGATCGGGCGCAGCCTGGGGGTGAGTGGTTTATAG
- a CDS encoding MerR family transcriptional regulator, protein MKSTHDTPRHPIRVIAQRTGLTAATIRAWERRYQAVQPTRSEGGQRLYSDYDLERLGVLRELTEGGRSISMVASLTPQDATALLMEDRVAVTPGTSDGSTWGPAEQVEQGYARVLAFDAEGLERMLWRAVLSLGGKTFLSDVVGPLLERIGKGWVDDEVSPAQEHLGSEVVDQVLERLINVSRSPDGPSLVVTTLPGERHGLGARIFSTAAVLQGWTVKYLGTDLPVSEIVAAARGVEASAVAISVVRREHLDETQRAIIALRDQLDPSVALLIGGRAASLLAADSLPSGVWVHDGLGDLPFPPSGALT, encoded by the coding sequence ATGAAATCCACGCACGACACGCCTCGCCACCCGATACGGGTCATTGCTCAGCGCACTGGGCTCACTGCGGCAACCATTCGCGCATGGGAGAGGCGGTACCAGGCGGTGCAGCCCACCAGATCGGAGGGAGGGCAAAGGCTTTATTCGGATTACGACCTCGAGAGGCTCGGCGTACTTCGTGAGCTCACGGAAGGGGGGCGGTCGATTAGCATGGTGGCTTCACTTACCCCGCAGGACGCGACGGCCCTCCTTATGGAAGATCGGGTTGCCGTCACGCCGGGTACGTCCGATGGATCCACATGGGGTCCAGCGGAGCAAGTGGAGCAAGGCTATGCCCGTGTCCTTGCGTTTGACGCTGAAGGGCTGGAGCGGATGCTTTGGAGAGCAGTGCTATCGCTGGGGGGGAAGACCTTCCTGAGTGACGTGGTCGGGCCCCTTTTGGAGCGGATCGGCAAGGGGTGGGTGGACGATGAAGTGTCTCCGGCACAGGAGCATCTGGGCTCAGAGGTGGTGGATCAGGTCCTCGAGCGCCTCATCAACGTATCACGGTCCCCGGACGGTCCCAGCTTGGTGGTTACAACGCTGCCCGGTGAACGACATGGGTTGGGTGCACGGATCTTTTCGACTGCGGCAGTCTTGCAGGGATGGACTGTGAAGTATCTCGGTACGGACCTTCCCGTGTCCGAGATCGTGGCTGCTGCCCGGGGAGTCGAGGCTTCCGCCGTTGCGATCAGTGTTGTTCGGCGCGAGCACTTGGACGAGACGCAGCGTGCGATCATCGCGCTTCGTGACCAGCTTGATCCGTCCGTTGCGCTCCTGATCGGCGGTAGGGCTGCCTCGCTGCTTGCCGCGGATTCTCTCCCGAGCGGCGTTTGGGTACACGACGGGTTGGGAGATCTGCCGTTTCCCCCGTCGGGCGCTCTAACCTGA